The Coffea arabica cultivar ET-39 chromosome 9e, Coffea Arabica ET-39 HiFi, whole genome shotgun sequence genome has a window encoding:
- the LOC113709677 gene encoding cytokinin riboside 5'-monophosphate phosphoribohydrolase LOG5-like: MKETMEQKVVARSRFKRVCVFCGSSSGKRECYRDAALELGQELVARKMDLVYGGGSIGLMGLVSQAVHNGGGHVLGIIPKPLMGKEKTGETIGEVRPVAGMHQRKAEMARHSECFIALPGGYGTLEELLEVITWAQLGIHDKPVGLLNVDGYYDFLLTFIDKAVDDGFIKPSQRHIFVSAPNAKDLVQKLEEYVPVHDESIAKVKWEGEQQQQQQQQ; encoded by the exons ATGAAGGAGACGATGGAACAAAAAGTTGTTGCCAGATCAAGGTTCAAGAGAGTATGTGTGTTTTGTGGGAGCAGTTCTGGGAAGAGAGAATGCTATAGAGATGCCGCACTTGAGTTGGGCCAGGAGCTG GTGGCAAGAAAAATGGACCTTGTATATGGCGGGGGAAGCATTGGGTTAATGGGTTTGGTTTCACAAGCTGTTCACAATGGAGGCGGCCACGTTCTCGG GATCATACCCAAACCCCTGATGGGCAAAGAG AAAACTGGGGAAACAATTGGAGAAGTGAGACCGGTGGCTGGTATGCATCAGAGAAAGGCTGAGATGGCCCGCCATTCTGAATGCTTCATAGCCTTACCAG GTGGGTACGGCACTCTGGAAGAGCTATTGGAAGTCATCACATGGGCACAGTTGGGTATTCATGATAAGCCG GTGGGATTACTAAATGTTGATGGTTATTACGACTTCCTCCTCACCTTCATTGATAAAGCCGTGGATGATGGCTTCATCAAGCCTTCTCAGCGTCATATCTTCGTCTCCGCCCCTAACGCCAAAGACTTGGTTCAGAAACTGGAG GAATACGTGCCAGTGCACGATGAAAGCATTGCTAAGGTGAAGTGGGAGGGagaacagcagcagcagcagcagcagcaataa
- the LOC113709656 gene encoding NAC domain-containing protein 6 isoform X1 produces MDDSTTSSDLELPGFRFHPTEEELLDFYLKSTVLGKKLHCDIIGRLNIYDHDPWDLPGLAKIGEREWYFFVPRDRKHGSGGGGRPNRTTKRGFWKATGSDRKILSLSNPKKMIGLKKTLVFYTGRAPRGCKTDWVMNEYRLPDYHDRDHRTCHSLSGTPNQAVVLCKIYRKATSLRVLEQRAGVDQQQPEEAKALSIPVLLHHHHHTSSTDYYYYASGRDPSSSPPLIDDAASICNNIQQHDLPMPYHHHPLAFKKEDEELSSGLDKKHVAITPASPASTADDDEEDDDDDHDSLECKGKSRTCTNNLRLPSTTTTGKSGNKLAELQVPSRLSMDWMQDPFWAQLRSPWLDNLATPNYHANVLNF; encoded by the exons ATGGATGATTCGACGACATCAAGTGATCTTGAGCTGCCGGGGTTCAGGTTCCACCCAACGGAGGAGGAGCTTCTTGATTTCTACCTCAAAAGCACGGTACTCGGCAAGAAGTTGCACTGCGATATAATTGGTCGTCTCAACATCTATGATCACGATCCCTGGGACTTGCCAG GGCTGGCGAAAATTGGGGAGAGAGAATGGTACTTTTTCGTGCCTCGCGACAGAAAGCATGGGAGCGGAGGCGGCGGAAGACCCAATCGGACCACCAAAAGGGGATTTTGGAAGGCAACGGGATCAGACCGTAAAATCCTGAGCTTATCCAACCCTAAGAAGATGATCGGGCTGAAGAAAACGCTGGTTTTCTACACAGGCAGAGCACCCCGAGGATGCAAGACTGATTGGGTCATGAACGAGTATCGCCTGCCTGATTATCATGATCGTGATCATCGCACTTGCCATTCTCTTTCCGGCACCCCCAAC CAGGCGGTGGTTTTGTGCAAAATATACAGGAAAGCAACTTCACTGAGGGTGTTGGAGCAGAGAGCTGGTGTCGATCAACAACAACCAGAAGAAGCCAAGGCGTTGTCGATCCCCGtcctcctccaccaccaccaccatacTAGTAGTACTGATTATTATTACTATGCTTCCGGCCGGGATCCCTCCTCATCCCCACCATTAATAGACGACGCTGCCTCAATTTGCAATAATATCCAGCAACACGACCTCCCAATGCCCTACCATCATCATCCTCTGGCCTTCAAAAAGGAAGACGAAGAGCTATCATCCGGATTAGACAAGAAACACGTTGCTATTACTCCTGCTAGTCCTGCTAGTACTGCTGATGACGACGAGGAAGACGACGACGACGACCACGATTCCCTTGAATGCAAGGGCAAGTCCAGGACTTGCACAAATAATCTACGGTTGccatcaacaacaacaacggGGAAATCTGGAAACAAGTTGGCAGAACTTCAGGTACCATCCAGATTGAGCATGGACTGGATGCAGGATCCTTTCTGGGCTCAATTACGTAGCCCCTGGCTTGACAACTTGGCCACCCCTAATTACCATGCTAATGTGCTCAACTTCTGA
- the LOC113709656 gene encoding NAC domain-containing protein 6 isoform X2 yields the protein MDDSTTSSDLELPGFRFHPTEEELLDFYLKSTVLGKKLHCDIIGRLNIYDHDPWDLPGLAKIGEREWYFFVPRDRKHGSGGGGRPNRTTKRGFWKATGSDRKILSLSNPKKMIGLKKTLVFYTGRAPRGCKTDWVMNEYRLPDYHDRDHRTCHSLSGTPNAVVLCKIYRKATSLRVLEQRAGVDQQQPEEAKALSIPVLLHHHHHTSSTDYYYYASGRDPSSSPPLIDDAASICNNIQQHDLPMPYHHHPLAFKKEDEELSSGLDKKHVAITPASPASTADDDEEDDDDDHDSLECKGKSRTCTNNLRLPSTTTTGKSGNKLAELQVPSRLSMDWMQDPFWAQLRSPWLDNLATPNYHANVLNF from the exons ATGGATGATTCGACGACATCAAGTGATCTTGAGCTGCCGGGGTTCAGGTTCCACCCAACGGAGGAGGAGCTTCTTGATTTCTACCTCAAAAGCACGGTACTCGGCAAGAAGTTGCACTGCGATATAATTGGTCGTCTCAACATCTATGATCACGATCCCTGGGACTTGCCAG GGCTGGCGAAAATTGGGGAGAGAGAATGGTACTTTTTCGTGCCTCGCGACAGAAAGCATGGGAGCGGAGGCGGCGGAAGACCCAATCGGACCACCAAAAGGGGATTTTGGAAGGCAACGGGATCAGACCGTAAAATCCTGAGCTTATCCAACCCTAAGAAGATGATCGGGCTGAAGAAAACGCTGGTTTTCTACACAGGCAGAGCACCCCGAGGATGCAAGACTGATTGGGTCATGAACGAGTATCGCCTGCCTGATTATCATGATCGTGATCATCGCACTTGCCATTCTCTTTCCGGCACCCCCAAC GCGGTGGTTTTGTGCAAAATATACAGGAAAGCAACTTCACTGAGGGTGTTGGAGCAGAGAGCTGGTGTCGATCAACAACAACCAGAAGAAGCCAAGGCGTTGTCGATCCCCGtcctcctccaccaccaccaccatacTAGTAGTACTGATTATTATTACTATGCTTCCGGCCGGGATCCCTCCTCATCCCCACCATTAATAGACGACGCTGCCTCAATTTGCAATAATATCCAGCAACACGACCTCCCAATGCCCTACCATCATCATCCTCTGGCCTTCAAAAAGGAAGACGAAGAGCTATCATCCGGATTAGACAAGAAACACGTTGCTATTACTCCTGCTAGTCCTGCTAGTACTGCTGATGACGACGAGGAAGACGACGACGACGACCACGATTCCCTTGAATGCAAGGGCAAGTCCAGGACTTGCACAAATAATCTACGGTTGccatcaacaacaacaacggGGAAATCTGGAAACAAGTTGGCAGAACTTCAGGTACCATCCAGATTGAGCATGGACTGGATGCAGGATCCTTTCTGGGCTCAATTACGTAGCCCCTGGCTTGACAACTTGGCCACCCCTAATTACCATGCTAATGTGCTCAACTTCTGA
- the LOC113710355 gene encoding serine/threonine-protein kinase BSK1-like, with amino-acid sequence MGCCESKFQSETYPEKEKEKEKENNIEPHNHNHKTSTTPPFLHPPPATPTAEPVPGTIAGVPSFSEFPLADLKAATNNFSSDFIVSESGEKAHNLVYKGRLQNRRWIAVKKFTKLAWPDPKQFAEEAWGVGKLRHRRLANLIGYCCDGDERLLVAEYMPNDSLAKHLFHWESQTIEWAMRLRVALHIAEALEYCSNEGRPLYHDLNAYRVLFDEDGDPRLSCFGLMKNSRDGKSYSTNLAYTPPEYLRNGRVTAESVMYSFGTVLLDLLSGKHIPPSHALDMIRGKNIFCLMDSHLEGKFSTEEAIVVVGLASQCLQSEPRERPSTKDLVSKLGPLQPKSDVPSHVMLGISKHEETPLTPQRPLSPMGEACSRMDLTAIHQTLVMTHYRDDEGTNELSFQEWTQQMKDMLDARKRGDFAFRDRDFKIAIDCYSQFIDVGTMVSPTVYARRSLCYLMCDQPDAALRDAMQAQCVYPDWPTAFYMQSVALAKLDMHQDAADMLNEAAGLEEKRQKGGRSGSS; translated from the exons ATGGGCTGTTGTGAATCCAAATTTCAGTCGGAGACTTACCCagagaaggagaaggagaaggaaaaggaaaacaacaTCGAGCCCCACAACCACAATCATAAAACCTCGACCACCCCACCCTTCCTCCACCCACCTCCTGCTACTCCTACTGCCGAACCTGTCCCGGGAACCATCGCCGGAGTCCCCTCTTTCTCTGAGTTCCCTTTAGCAGACCTCAAAGCTGCCACCAACAACTTCAGCTCCGACTTCATAGTCTCGGAAAGCGGCGAAAAAGCCcacaatcttgtgtacaaaggccGCCTCCAGAACCGCCGCTGGATCGCCGTCAAGAAGTTCACCAAATTGGCCTGGCCCGACCCCAAACAGTTCGCG GAGGAGGCGTGGGGTGTGGGGAAGTTGAGGCATCGGAGGCTGGCTAATTTGATTGGGTATTGCTGTGATGGGGATGAGAGGTTGTTGGTTGCTGAGTACATGCCCAATGATTCTCTTGCTAAGCACTTGTTTCACT GGGAGAGTCAGACCATTGAATGGGCCATGCGTTTGAGAGTAGCACTTCATATAGCTGAAGCCTTAGAGTATTGCAGCAATGAAGGACGTCCATTATATCATGATCTAAATGCTTACAGAGTTCTATTTGATGAG GATGGTGATCCACGGCTGTCATGTTTCGGATTGATGAAGAATAGTAGGGACGGTAAAAGTTATAGCACAAATCTTGCTTATACTCCTCCAGAGTATTTAAGAAATG GAAGGGTTACAGCAGAGAGTGTTATGTACAGTTTTGGTACTGTTCTTTTGGATTTGCTAAGTGGAAAGCACATCCCTCCAAGCCAC GCTCTTGATATGATACGGGgtaaaaatatcttttgtttaATGGATTCACATCTGGAGGGAAAGTTCTCCACAGAAGAAGCAATTGTAGTTGTCGGTCTAGCCTCTCAATGCTTGCAATCTGAACCTAGGGAACGGCCCAGTACAAAGGACCTAGTTTCTAAACTAGGTCCATTACAGCCCAAATCTGAT GTTCCGTCTCATGTCATGCTTGGAATTTCGAAGCATGAGGAAACCCCGTTGACGCCACAACGTCCTCTCTCTCCAATGGGAGAGGCCTGTTCCAGGATGGACCTCACGGCAATCCATCAGACACTGGTCATGACACACTACCGGGATGATGAAGGAACAAATGAG TTGTCTTTTCAAGAGTGGACCCAGCAAATGAAGGATATGTTGGACGCAAGGAAACGTGGAGACTTTGCTTTCCGTGATAGGGATTTTAAAATTGCCATAGATTGTTATTCACAG TTTATAGATGTTGGTACCATGGTGTCTCCAACCGTTTATGCTAGGCGGAGCCTGTGTTATCTGATGTGCGATCAACCGGATGCCGCCCTTAGGGACGCAATGCAAGCTCAGTGTGTGTACCCAGATTGGCCAACAGCTTTCTACATGCAGTCGGTGGCGCTGGCCAAACTGGACATGCACCAGGATGCTGCTGACATGCTGAATGAGGCTGCTGGGCTGGAAGAGAAAAGGCAGAAAGGTGGGAGATCAGGATCATCATGA